The following coding sequences are from one Streptomyces venezuelae window:
- the rpsP gene encoding 30S ribosomal protein S16 — translation MAVKIKLKRLGKIRSPHYRIVVADSRTRRDGRAIEEIGLYHPVQNPSRIEVNSERAQYWLSVGAQPTEPVMAILKLTGDWQKHKGLPAPAPLKVAEPKDKRAAFEAFTKGLEGDDAKGEAITQKAKKSDKKADEADAASTESTEA, via the coding sequence GTGGCAGTCAAGATCAAGCTGAAGCGTCTGGGCAAGATCCGTTCGCCTCACTACCGCATCGTCGTCGCCGACTCCCGTACCCGCCGTGACGGCCGGGCCATCGAGGAGATCGGTCTGTACCACCCGGTGCAGAACCCGTCGCGCATCGAGGTCAACTCGGAGCGTGCCCAGTACTGGCTGTCCGTCGGCGCCCAGCCGACCGAGCCGGTCATGGCCATCCTGAAGCTCACCGGTGACTGGCAGAAGCACAAGGGCCTGCCGGCCCCGGCGCCGCTGAAGGTCGCCGAGCCCAAGGACAAGCGCGCCGCGTTCGAGGCCTTCACCAAGGGTCTCGAGGGCGACGACGCCAAGGGCGAGGCCATCACGCAGAAGGCCAAGAAGTCGGACAAGAAGGCGGACGAGGCTGACGCCGCGTCCACCGAGTCCACCGAGGCCTGA
- a CDS encoding RNA-binding protein — MLEEALEHLVKGIVDNPDDVQVASRNLRRGRVLEVRVHPDDLGKVIGRNGRTARALRTVVGAIGGRGVRVDLVDVDQVR, encoded by the coding sequence ATGCTCGAGGAGGCTCTCGAGCACCTCGTGAAGGGCATCGTCGACAACCCCGACGACGTGCAGGTCGCCTCGCGCAACCTGCGCCGCGGGCGCGTCCTCGAGGTCAGGGTTCACCCCGACGACCTCGGCAAGGTGATCGGCCGCAACGGCCGCACCGCGCGCGCTCTGCGCACCGTCGTGGGCGCGATCGGCGGCCGTGGTGTCCGCGTCGACCTCGTCGACGTGGACCAGGTTCGCTGA
- the rimM gene encoding ribosome maturation factor RimM (Essential for efficient processing of 16S rRNA) yields the protein MQLVVARIGRAHGIKGEVTVEVRTDEPELRLGPGAVLATDPAATGPLTIESGRVHSGRLILRFEGVRDRTGAEALRNTLLIAEVDPEELPEEEGEFYDHQLMDLDVVTEDGEEVGRITEISHLPSQDLFIVERPDGSEVMIPFVQEIVVEIDLEEQKAVIAPPPGLIDDRAEIASTRDEA from the coding sequence GTGCAGTTGGTAGTCGCCCGTATCGGCCGTGCCCACGGCATCAAGGGTGAGGTCACCGTCGAGGTCCGCACCGACGAGCCGGAGCTGCGGCTCGGCCCCGGCGCCGTGCTCGCCACCGACCCCGCCGCCACGGGGCCGCTGACCATCGAGTCCGGCCGGGTGCACAGTGGCCGACTGATCCTGCGCTTCGAGGGCGTGCGCGACCGCACGGGCGCCGAGGCGCTGCGCAACACCCTCCTCATCGCCGAGGTGGACCCCGAAGAGCTCCCCGAGGAAGAGGGCGAGTTCTACGACCACCAGCTCATGGACCTCGACGTCGTCACCGAGGACGGCGAGGAGGTCGGCCGGATCACCGAGATCTCGCACCTGCCCTCGCAGGACCTCTTCATCGTGGAGCGGCCCGACGGCAGCGAGGTCATGATCCCCTTCGTCCAGGAGATCGTCGTCGAGATCGACCTGGAGGAGCAGAAGGCCGTCATCGCCCCGCCGCCCGGCCTGATCGACGACCGCGCGGAGATCGCCTCCACCCGGGACGAGGCGTAA
- the trmD gene encoding tRNA (guanosine(37)-N1)-methyltransferase TrmD, translated as MRLDVVTIFPEYLDPLNVSLVGKARARGQLDVQVHDLREWTYDRHNTVDDTPYGGGPGMVMKTDPWGAALDDVLADGYENGAHGPVLVVPTPSGRPFTQELAVELSERPWLVFTPARYEGIDRRVTDEYATRMPVYEVSIGDYVLAGGEAAVLVITEAVARLLPGVLGNAESHQDDSFAPGAMANLLEGPVYTKPPQWRGHGIPDVLLSGHHGKIARWRRDEALRRTTRNRPDLIERCDPGAFDKKDREMLSILGWRPGPDGRFGRNPEAVEE; from the coding sequence ATGCGGCTCGACGTCGTCACGATCTTCCCCGAGTACCTGGACCCCCTGAACGTCTCCCTCGTGGGCAAGGCACGCGCGCGTGGGCAGCTCGACGTCCAGGTGCACGACCTCAGGGAGTGGACGTACGACCGGCACAACACGGTCGACGACACCCCCTACGGCGGCGGCCCCGGCATGGTCATGAAGACCGACCCCTGGGGCGCGGCCCTCGACGACGTGCTCGCCGACGGGTACGAGAACGGGGCCCACGGGCCCGTCCTGGTCGTCCCCACGCCCAGCGGCCGCCCCTTCACCCAGGAACTCGCCGTCGAGCTCTCCGAGCGCCCCTGGCTGGTCTTCACGCCCGCACGCTACGAAGGCATCGACCGCCGCGTCACGGACGAGTACGCGACCCGCATGCCCGTCTACGAGGTCTCCATCGGCGACTACGTCCTCGCGGGCGGGGAAGCCGCCGTCCTGGTCATCACCGAGGCCGTGGCCCGGCTCCTGCCCGGCGTCCTCGGCAATGCCGAATCCCACCAGGACGACTCCTTCGCCCCCGGAGCCATGGCCAACCTCCTGGAGGGCCCGGTGTACACCAAGCCTCCCCAGTGGCGCGGCCACGGCATCCCCGACGTCCTCCTCAGCGGACACCACGGCAAGATCGCCCGCTGGCGGCGGGACGAGGCGCTCCGGCGCACGACCCGCAACAGGCCCGATCTCATCGAGCGTTGCGACCCCGGGGCCTTCGACAAGAAGGACCGCGAGATGCTCTCGATCCTGGGGTGGCGGCCGGGGCCTGACGGCCGATTTGGGCGTAACCCCGAGGCCGTGGAAGAATAG
- the rplS gene encoding 50S ribosomal protein L19 has translation MANLLDSVDSASLRSDIPAFRPGDTVNVHVRVIEGNRSRVQQFKGVVIRRQGAGVRETFTVRKVSFSVGVERTFPVHTPIVEKIELITRGDVRRAKLYYLRDLRGKAAKIKEKRES, from the coding sequence ATGGCTAACCTGCTCGACTCCGTCGACAGCGCGTCGCTGCGCAGCGACATCCCGGCCTTCCGCCCGGGTGACACCGTCAACGTCCACGTCCGCGTCATCGAGGGCAACCGCTCCCGTGTGCAGCAGTTCAAGGGCGTAGTCATCCGCCGCCAGGGTGCCGGCGTGCGCGAGACCTTCACGGTCCGCAAGGTCTCCTTCTCCGTCGGCGTCGAGCGCACCTTCCCGGTGCACACCCCGATCGTCGAGAAGATCGAGCTCATCACCCGCGGTGACGTGCGTCGCGCGAAGCTGTACTACCTCCGTGACCTGCGCGGCAAGGCCGCGAAGATCAAGGAGAAGCGCGAGAGCTGA
- the lepB gene encoding signal peptidase I, which translates to MDTEAQHTERDRSSPPSEPGDVTDVAEASEETEERSRSVFASLVDRVPGGGLTLSFLLCVGALLLLSAFVVQPFQIPSGSMEPAFRSGDRVLVNKLAYRFGSGPQRGDAVVFDGSGYFGEADYIKRVVGTGGDRVVCCDKRGRVQVNGEPVDEPYLYPGDTASKVPFDVVVPEGSLFLLGDHRSDSRDSRDHLGEPGGGMIPVDAVIGRADWIAWPVGRWTSLERPDSYARVPAPGGAHG; encoded by the coding sequence ATGGACACCGAAGCACAGCACACGGAGCGCGACCGCTCCTCCCCACCCTCCGAGCCCGGAGACGTCACGGACGTCGCCGAAGCATCCGAGGAGACGGAGGAACGGTCGCGCTCCGTTTTTGCGTCCCTCGTCGACCGCGTGCCCGGCGGCGGGCTCACGCTGTCGTTCCTGCTGTGCGTGGGTGCCCTGCTCCTGCTCAGCGCCTTCGTGGTGCAGCCCTTCCAGATCCCGAGCGGCTCCATGGAGCCCGCGTTCCGCTCCGGGGACCGGGTACTCGTCAACAAGTTGGCGTACCGTTTCGGTTCCGGGCCACAGCGGGGTGACGCGGTGGTCTTCGACGGAAGCGGCTACTTCGGAGAAGCCGACTACATCAAGCGCGTCGTGGGCACCGGGGGAGACCGGGTGGTCTGCTGCGACAAACGGGGGAGGGTCCAGGTGAACGGCGAGCCGGTCGACGAGCCGTACCTGTACCCCGGCGACACCGCCTCCAAGGTGCCCTTCGACGTCGTCGTACCCGAGGGCAGCCTCTTCCTCCTCGGCGATCACCGCAGTGACTCCCGTGACTCCCGCGACCACCTCGGAGAGCCCGGCGGCGGCATGATCCCCGTCGACGCGGTCATCGGCAGGGCCGACTGGATCGCCTGGCCCGTCGGCCGCTGGACGTCCCTGGAGCGCCCCGACAGCTACGCGCGCGTGCCCGCACCCGGAGGCGCCCATGGGTAG
- the lepB gene encoding signal peptidase I encodes MGSRGRARAGHAVDTRLPTGSRPTDGPALPGRAERRKLAKKVKRRRRRSAIKEIPLLIGVALLIALVLKTFLVQAFVIPSGSMEQTIRIGDRVLVDKLTPWFGSKPERGDVVVFKDPGSWLEEEQGKKKDDPVVVKQVKEGLTQIGLLPSDSERDLIKRVIGVGGDTVKCCDKNDKVTVNGVPLDEPYINPGDKPSAFEFEVKVPEGRLFMMGDHRSDSADSRFHRTEKFSGTIAEDQVVGRAMVIAWPFGHWRKLEAPDTYASVPDARAGSDIATGASHRLTPDDRYGLIRLPTPAELPLVMGVVGLHRIWGRRRHGLRSGCGGFGGRRTIRTRGARRSAGTIRRAGRRPRRGRYDPRE; translated from the coding sequence ATGGGTAGCCGCGGACGCGCCCGCGCCGGCCACGCCGTCGACACCCGGCTGCCCACGGGATCCCGGCCGACCGACGGCCCCGCCCTGCCCGGCCGTGCAGAGCGGCGCAAGCTCGCGAAGAAGGTCAAGCGACGCAGGCGACGTTCGGCGATCAAGGAGATACCCCTTCTCATAGGGGTGGCGCTGCTCATAGCCCTCGTCCTGAAGACCTTCCTGGTGCAGGCCTTCGTGATTCCGTCGGGCTCCATGGAGCAGACGATCCGGATCGGCGACCGCGTCCTCGTCGACAAACTCACCCCCTGGTTCGGATCGAAGCCGGAGCGCGGCGACGTCGTCGTCTTCAAGGACCCCGGCAGCTGGCTCGAAGAGGAACAGGGCAAGAAGAAGGACGACCCCGTGGTCGTCAAGCAGGTCAAGGAAGGGCTGACCCAGATCGGCCTGCTGCCGTCCGACAGCGAACGCGACCTCATCAAGCGGGTCATCGGCGTCGGCGGCGACACCGTGAAGTGCTGCGACAAGAACGACAAGGTCACCGTCAACGGCGTGCCCTTGGACGAGCCCTACATCAACCCCGGTGACAAGCCCTCCGCCTTCGAGTTCGAGGTGAAGGTCCCCGAAGGCCGCCTCTTCATGATGGGCGACCACAGGAGCGACTCGGCCGACTCCCGCTTCCACCGCACCGAGAAGTTCAGCGGCACGATCGCCGAGGACCAGGTCGTCGGACGCGCCATGGTCATCGCGTGGCCCTTCGGACACTGGCGCAAGCTCGAGGCACCGGACACCTATGCGTCAGTTCCCGACGCGCGTGCGGGATCGGACATCGCCACAGGAGCGTCGCATAGGCTGACCCCTGACGATCGATACGGATTGATCCGGCTCCCGACCCCTGCGGAACTCCCGCTCGTTATGGGAGTGGTGGGCCTGCATCGCATATGGGGCAGGCGGCGGCACGGACTGAGGAGTGGATGTGGGGGATTTGGCGGTCGGCGCACGATCCGGACACGAGGGGCCCGAAGATCGGCCGGTACGATCCGACGAGCCGGGCGTCGACCCCGTCGCGGACGGTACGACCCCCGGGAATGA
- the lepB gene encoding signal peptidase I: MGDLAVGARSGHEGPEDRPVRSDEPGVDPVADGTTPGNDAVGDDGDGGATREQDPEQPKKKPRSFWKELPLLIGIALVLALLIKTFLVQAFSIPSDSMQNTLQQGDRVLVDKLTPWFGSEPERGEVVVFRDPGHWLDGEPTPDPNAIQRVLGWVGLMPSADEKDLIKRVIGVEGDTVECKGTGPVKVNGKALNEPYVFAGNTPCSVDDQGGQFKIKVPKGKIWVMGDHRQNSLDSRYHQKQPGGGAVPVDNVVGRAIVIAWPPTRWATLPKPDTFDQPGINALSGAAPGVLGLAGAVPLVLWRRRRLTVTAARAARVSGGSTAG; encoded by the coding sequence GTGGGGGATTTGGCGGTCGGCGCACGATCCGGACACGAGGGGCCCGAAGATCGGCCGGTACGATCCGACGAGCCGGGCGTCGACCCCGTCGCGGACGGTACGACCCCCGGGAATGACGCCGTGGGCGACGACGGCGACGGTGGCGCGACGCGCGAGCAGGATCCCGAGCAGCCCAAGAAGAAGCCCCGCTCCTTCTGGAAGGAGCTGCCGCTCCTCATCGGTATCGCCCTGGTCTTGGCGCTGCTCATCAAGACGTTCCTGGTCCAGGCGTTCTCGATTCCGTCGGACTCGATGCAGAACACGCTGCAGCAGGGCGACCGCGTCCTCGTCGACAAGCTGACGCCATGGTTCGGCTCCGAGCCCGAGCGCGGCGAAGTCGTCGTCTTCAGGGACCCCGGCCACTGGCTGGACGGCGAGCCCACGCCCGATCCGAACGCGATCCAGCGGGTCCTCGGCTGGGTCGGTCTGATGCCGTCCGCCGACGAGAAGGACCTCATCAAGCGCGTCATCGGCGTCGAGGGCGACACGGTGGAGTGCAAGGGCACGGGTCCGGTGAAGGTCAACGGCAAGGCGCTGAACGAGCCGTACGTCTTCGCGGGCAACACCCCGTGCAGCGTCGACGACCAGGGCGGCCAGTTCAAGATCAAGGTTCCCAAGGGCAAAATCTGGGTCATGGGTGACCACCGGCAGAACTCGCTGGACTCCCGGTACCACCAGAAGCAGCCGGGCGGCGGCGCCGTCCCGGTGGACAACGTCGTGGGCCGCGCCATCGTGATCGCCTGGCCGCCCACCCGCTGGGCGACGCTGCCCAAGCCGGACACCTTCGACCAGCCGGGCATCAACGCGCTCTCCGGCGCGGCTCCGGGCGTCCTCGGACTCGCGGGTGCCGTGCCGCTCGTACTGTGGCGCAGGCGCCGTCTCACGGTGACCGCCGCGCGCGCCGCGAGGGTTTCTGGCGGCAGTACCGCCGGGTAG
- the lepB gene encoding signal peptidase I, with amino-acid sequence MSRTQRTNEGRGRLGSVLSGIAVALGCVLFLGGFVWGAILYQPYTVPTGSMAPTIGSGDRVLAQRIDGDEVRRGDVVVFEQSTWGDLPMVKRVVGIGGDRIACCENGKLTVNGEDVAEPYLLDQGEAAVATRIPATTVPKGRLFLLGDERSGSLDSTAHLTDGENGTVSRKAVKARVDAVAWPMDRFGMIERPDGFAALPGGTSEPGPLRLMVIAVVAGMVLVLGGAAYGPVARRAGRRRADSGAQETAGVG; translated from the coding sequence ATGAGCAGGACACAACGTACGAACGAGGGCCGCGGACGGCTCGGCAGCGTGCTGTCGGGCATCGCCGTGGCCCTCGGCTGTGTGCTCTTCCTCGGCGGGTTCGTCTGGGGCGCGATCCTGTACCAGCCGTACACCGTCCCGACCGGATCGATGGCCCCGACGATCGGCTCGGGCGACCGTGTGCTCGCGCAGCGGATCGACGGCGACGAGGTGCGCCGCGGCGACGTCGTCGTCTTCGAGCAGTCCACGTGGGGCGACCTGCCCATGGTGAAGCGCGTCGTCGGCATAGGCGGCGACAGGATTGCCTGCTGTGAGAACGGCAAGCTCACCGTCAACGGCGAGGACGTCGCAGAACCGTATCTCCTTGATCAGGGCGAGGCCGCCGTGGCCACCCGCATCCCCGCCACGACGGTGCCCAAGGGGCGCTTGTTCCTGCTCGGCGACGAGCGCAGCGGGTCGCTGGACTCCACCGCGCACCTGACCGACGGGGAGAACGGCACGGTGTCGCGGAAGGCCGTGAAGGCGCGGGTCGACGCGGTGGCCTGGCCGATGGACCGGTTCGGCATGATCGAGCGGCCCGACGGCTTCGCTGCCCTGCCGGGCGGCACCTCCGAGCCGGGCCCGCTGCGCCTGATGGTGATTGCCGTCGTCGCGGGCATGGTCCTCGTCCTGGGCGGCGCGGCCTACGGTCCTGTGGCCAGGCGCGCGGGTCGGCGCCGCGCCGACAGCGGTGCTCAGGAGACCGCCGGTGTCGGCTGA
- a CDS encoding NUDIX hydrolase has protein sequence MSAELRRVARVILLDPSDRILLMHGFEPGNASDDWWFTPGGGVEGDETREQAALRELREETGITEVELGPVLWRRVCSFPFAGRRWDQDEWYYLARTSQTAIAAQGLTELERRSVDGARWWTCRELTEAHETVYPTRLAELLRRLLDEGPPDRPEILDTEIV, from the coding sequence GTGTCGGCTGAGCTGCGCAGGGTCGCCCGGGTGATCCTGCTCGACCCGAGCGACCGCATCCTGCTCATGCACGGCTTCGAGCCGGGGAACGCGTCGGACGACTGGTGGTTCACCCCGGGCGGCGGGGTGGAGGGCGACGAGACGCGGGAGCAGGCGGCCCTGCGCGAGTTGCGGGAAGAGACCGGCATCACGGAGGTCGAGCTCGGTCCGGTCCTGTGGCGGCGCGTGTGTTCGTTCCCCTTCGCGGGGCGGCGCTGGGACCAGGACGAGTGGTACTACCTGGCGCGTACGTCGCAGACCGCGATCGCCGCGCAGGGTCTGACCGAGCTGGAAAGACGCAGTGTCGACGGAGCACGTTGGTGGACGTGCCGAGAACTGACCGAGGCTCATGAGACGGTGTACCCGACCAGGCTCGCCGAGCTGCTTCGCAGACTGCTCGACGAGGGGCCCCCGGACAGGCCCGAGATCCTCGACACGGAAATCGTGTAG
- a CDS encoding DUF2469 domain-containing protein, with protein MSAEDLEKYETEMELKLYREYRDVVGLFKYVIETERRFYLTNDYEMQVHSVQGEVFFEVSMADAWVWDMYRPARFVKQVRVLTFKDVNIEELNKSDLELPGS; from the coding sequence ATGAGCGCCGAGGACCTCGAGAAGTACGAGACCGAGATGGAGCTGAAGCTCTACCGGGAGTACCGCGATGTCGTCGGGCTGTTCAAATACGTGATCGAGACCGAACGCCGTTTCTATCTCACCAATGACTACGAGATGCAGGTGCACTCGGTTCAGGGCGAGGTGTTCTTCGAGGTCTCGATGGCGGATGCCTGGGTGTGGGACATGTACAGGCCCGCCCGGTTCGTCAAGCAGGTGCGGGTGCTCACGTTCAAGGACGTGAACATCGAGGAGCTCAACAAGAGCGATCTGGAGCTGCCGGGCAGCTGA
- a CDS encoding YraN family protein gives MTVGVGGGADMNARGALGRYGEDLAARRLIDAGMTVLERNWRAGRTGEIDIVAMDGEALVVCEVKTRRGGPAGSPPFEHPMAGVDRTKAERLRRLAERWIEERGGPPPGGVRIDLVGVLIPRRGVPVVEHARGVA, from the coding sequence GTGACCGTGGGTGTCGGAGGTGGTGCCGACATGAACGCACGGGGAGCACTCGGCAGGTACGGCGAGGATCTGGCCGCACGACGGCTGATCGACGCGGGGATGACGGTCCTGGAGCGCAACTGGCGCGCGGGCAGGACCGGTGAGATCGACATCGTGGCCATGGACGGCGAGGCACTCGTCGTCTGCGAGGTCAAGACGCGCAGAGGGGGCCCGGCCGGCTCCCCACCCTTCGAACACCCGATGGCAGGCGTCGACCGGACCAAGGCGGAACGGCTGCGAAGGCTCGCCGAACGCTGGATCGAGGAACGCGGCGGCCCACCCCCGGGCGGCGTCCGCATCGACCTGGTCGGAGTCCTGATCCCGCGACGCGGTGTTCCCGTGGTCGAGCATGCGCGGGGGGTGGCCTGA
- a CDS encoding YifB family Mg chelatase-like AAA ATPase — MGFARTCSVALVGVEGVVVEVQADLEPGVAAFTLVGLPDKSLTESRDRVRAAVVNSGGEWPQKKLTVGLSPASVPKGGSGFDLAVACAVLGAAERIDPRVLADIVMIGELGLDGRVRPVLGVLPAVLAAADAGYEQVVVPECTAAEASLVPGISVLGVRSLRQLIAVLTDEPVPEEEPDEPGRPDPLLAGLCVPGTGVGTGLSGAPDDAHALDLADVVGQVAARTAVEVAAAGAHHLFLQGPPGAGKTMLAERLPAVLPRLTREESLEVTAVHSVAGMLPPGRPLVDIAPYCAPHHSATMQSLVGGGKGIARPGAVSLAHRGVLFLDEAPEFSSQTLDSLRQPLESGHVVIARSAGVVRLPAKFLMVLAANPCPCGRYTLLGDGCECPASVIRRYQARLSGPLLDRVDLKVEVEAVTRSELAGYGTPGESTRTVADRVRAARERAAARLAGTGWRTNSEVAGHALRTRWPAAPGALEAAELDLERGFLTARGLDRVLRVAWTVADLAGHDRPLAQDVALALQLRTGIARGVPMVIGASS, encoded by the coding sequence ATGGGATTCGCGCGTACGTGTTCGGTGGCGCTGGTCGGCGTCGAGGGCGTGGTCGTCGAGGTGCAGGCCGACCTGGAGCCCGGAGTCGCGGCGTTCACGCTGGTGGGGCTGCCGGACAAGAGCCTCACCGAGAGCCGCGACCGGGTCAGGGCCGCTGTGGTCAACTCGGGCGGTGAGTGGCCGCAGAAGAAGCTCACGGTCGGGCTGAGCCCGGCGTCGGTGCCGAAGGGCGGCAGCGGTTTCGATCTGGCCGTCGCCTGCGCGGTCCTCGGAGCGGCCGAGCGGATCGATCCCCGTGTCCTCGCCGACATCGTGATGATCGGGGAGCTCGGGCTCGACGGCCGGGTGCGCCCGGTCCTCGGGGTGCTGCCCGCGGTCCTCGCGGCGGCCGACGCGGGGTACGAACAGGTGGTCGTCCCCGAGTGCACCGCCGCCGAAGCGTCCCTGGTGCCGGGCATCTCGGTCCTCGGGGTGCGCAGTCTGCGCCAGCTCATCGCCGTGCTCACCGACGAGCCGGTGCCGGAGGAGGAGCCGGACGAGCCCGGACGGCCCGACCCGCTGCTCGCCGGGCTGTGCGTGCCGGGCACCGGGGTCGGCACGGGGCTCAGCGGCGCCCCGGACGACGCCCACGCGCTCGACCTGGCCGATGTCGTCGGGCAGGTGGCGGCGAGGACGGCCGTCGAAGTGGCCGCGGCCGGCGCGCACCATCTCTTCCTGCAAGGACCACCGGGCGCGGGCAAGACCATGCTCGCGGAGCGGCTCCCGGCGGTCCTGCCGCGGCTGACACGGGAGGAGTCCCTGGAAGTGACGGCGGTCCACTCGGTGGCGGGCATGCTGCCCCCGGGCCGACCGCTGGTGGACATCGCGCCGTACTGCGCCCCCCACCATTCCGCGACCATGCAGTCACTGGTGGGCGGCGGCAAGGGAATCGCACGGCCGGGCGCGGTCTCGCTCGCTCATAGAGGGGTGCTCTTTTTGGATGAGGCGCCCGAGTTCAGCAGTCAGACCCTGGACTCCTTGCGGCAGCCCCTGGAGTCGGGGCACGTGGTCATCGCGCGCAGCGCGGGCGTGGTGCGGCTGCCCGCCAAGTTTCTGATGGTGCTCGCGGCCAACCCCTGCCCGTGCGGGCGGTACACCTTGTTGGGCGACGGCTGCGAATGCCCCGCGTCCGTCATCCGCCGCTATCAGGCCCGCCTCTCGGGGCCGCTGCTCGACCGGGTCGACCTGAAGGTGGAGGTGGAGGCCGTCACCCGCTCCGAGCTGGCCGGGTACGGCACGCCGGGGGAGTCCACCCGGACCGTCGCCGACCGGGTGCGTGCCGCGCGCGAACGGGCGGCAGCCCGCCTGGCCGGCACCGGCTGGCGGACCAACAGTGAGGTCGCGGGACACGCCCTGCGCACGCGCTGGCCCGCGGCTCCCGGTGCGCTGGAGGCGGCCGAACTGGACCTGGAGCGGGGTTTCCTGACAGCCAGGGGACTGGACCGCGTGCTGCGGGTCGCCTGGACCGTCGCCGACCTCGCGGGGCACGACCGGCCCCTGGCGCAGGACGTCGCCCTCGCGCTGCAACTGCGTACGGGGATCGCGCGAGGCGTGCCGATGGTCATCGGGGCGTCCTCGTGA
- the dprA gene encoding DNA-processing protein DprA, whose protein sequence is MSADAPSVPLSDGERLARVTLTRVLEPGDAAGGRWLREVGPREVLRRLTGTEEEARLPGVTARRWEGLRARAAAARPEQDLAAARDVGGRFVCPGDAEWPVTLDDLGDARPVGLWVRGRPSLRIWGLRSVAVVGSRACSEYGAHMAAELAAGLAERGWVVISGGAYGVDGAAHRGALGAGGATVAVLACGVDRPYPRGHAGLIGRIAEQGLVVGELPPGDHPTPSRFILRNRVIAALTRGTVVIEAAYRSGALATARSAQELGRFVMGVPGPATSGLSAGVHELLRGDGVLVTDASEVVELVGDMGELAPVRRGPVVPRDLLASGVRRVLAALPARGLAAVRDIAIGAGTTEDDAVGRLYELQSLGFVERHGDGWQLTRQAILSVCAEGKES, encoded by the coding sequence GTGAGCGCCGACGCGCCGTCGGTCCCGCTGTCCGACGGGGAGCGGTTGGCGCGCGTCACATTGACGCGGGTCCTCGAACCGGGTGACGCCGCCGGTGGGCGGTGGCTGCGCGAGGTCGGGCCGCGCGAAGTGCTGCGGCGCCTCACCGGAACGGAGGAAGAGGCGCGGCTGCCGGGGGTGACGGCGCGGCGGTGGGAGGGTCTGCGGGCACGGGCCGCCGCGGCGCGCCCGGAGCAGGACCTGGCGGCGGCGCGGGACGTCGGGGGGAGGTTCGTGTGTCCGGGGGACGCGGAGTGGCCGGTGACCCTGGACGACCTGGGGGACGCGCGTCCGGTCGGGCTGTGGGTGCGGGGGCGGCCCTCCCTGCGGATATGGGGGCTGCGGTCGGTGGCCGTCGTCGGCTCGCGGGCCTGTTCGGAATACGGCGCGCACATGGCGGCCGAGCTCGCCGCGGGGCTCGCGGAGCGCGGCTGGGTCGTGATCTCAGGAGGGGCGTACGGCGTGGACGGTGCCGCACACCGAGGGGCGCTCGGCGCCGGCGGTGCAACCGTGGCCGTCCTCGCCTGCGGGGTCGACCGGCCCTACCCGCGCGGACACGCCGGGCTCATCGGACGCATCGCGGAACAGGGCCTCGTGGTGGGTGAGTTGCCGCCGGGGGACCATCCGACGCCGAGCCGGTTCATTCTGCGGAACAGGGTGATCGCGGCACTGACCAGGGGGACGGTGGTGATCGAGGCCGCATACCGCAGCGGGGCCCTCGCCACGGCGCGCAGTGCCCAGGAATTGGGGCGCTTCGTGATGGGTGTGCCGGGGCCCGCGACCAGCGGCCTGTCGGCCGGCGTGCACGAACTGCTGCGGGGCGACGGAGTCCTCGTCACGGACGCCTCCGAAGTCGTCGAGCTGGTCGGTGACATGGGGGAGCTCGCTCCGGTCCGGCGGGGGCCCGTCGTGCCACGAGACCTGCTCGCTTCCGGAGTGCGGCGCGTCCTCGCGGCCCTGCCCGCACGGGGGCTCGCGGCGGTGCGGGACATCGCGATCGGCGCGGGGACGACCGAGGACGACGCGGTCGGGCGGCTGTACGAACTTCAGTCGTTGGGGTTCGTCGAACGACACGGCGACGGCTGGCAGTTGACACGCCAGGCGATTCTGTCCGTCTGCGCCGAGGGAAAGGAATCGTGA